Genomic window (Pongo abelii isolate AG06213 chromosome 4, NHGRI_mPonAbe1-v2.0_pri, whole genome shotgun sequence):
acaggcatgagccactgcccccggctgCAAAAAACTTCTTTATATTCACTTTCAAaactgaagcagaaaaaaaaaacctggaggGTAACTTgctaactttttctataaagCCATCATCATATTAACGGATCCTAAAGGCTGATTATTGAAACCTGATGTGCATTTCCCGAACTAGCAGGGCTGGGGCATGTTGGGGCGGAGGATGCAGGCCAGGGACCCATCGCTCATAGTGCCTGACTCACAGAGCTGTCTGATGCCCCAAGGCTTGCTTCAGGATGGCCTGTCAGAGGCCAGGCCTCCCACCTGCCTTCCCTTCCCATGGAGGCTTTCCCACCAGTCAAGCCACGTGAATGTGGCACTTGTGGGACGATGCAAGCAGCCAGGTGACAACAGCAGCTACCCATCCTCTGATTTGGAAGCTTCACTGGTTCTCTCTCCTCACTGAGAAACGGTCACTTCAAGAGTGCCCAGGTAGGAAGGGGCTTTACCTTCATGATGTCCTCAGGTAATTTCCCTTCCTCATCCTCATCTGTTGTAGCTGTGGATGGGGAAAGCAGAGGTTGGCTGGCAGTCAGCCACACTCACCCTGCAGTTCCAGTTCCAGCCCACCAGATCCCCCTGCcctttgtctgtctgtctctctctctgtgacacacacacacacacacacacacacaccctcccggTGTACCTGTCTGCCATGTAGATTCCAGAACAGGACACTGGCCTGgtgactcagcctctcaaatccTGAAGCCACGcctcttcccacccccaccccacttccTTCCTCACCTTCAGATGCTGGGCtacagaggaggaaggagaaccaGCATCCCAAAATGCAGCCCCTggcccccttccctcctctcaccAGCCCCCACTGTGCTGCAGCCCACTCTGAACTGCCTTCCTAGTGTCCCCATCGCTTGCCTCCCCCTATGGTGGCTAAGACTGGGCAATGCCCAACTCAATCAGCTCAGTGCCAGGTGGAGTTCTGAGCATCTTTTCTCTCTCAGGAAGCCCTTCACAGGACCCAGACAGTCAAGCAGGCAGGCCAGGCCCCAGGAGCACCAACCTTCAGAGGTGGAGGGCATGGGTGACACCTGGAAGTTGTACAGATCACTGGTGCTGTCCGGCACAACTTCCACTGGGATGTGCCAGTCGGGGAGAGTGCTGCTGACAGCACACGGTGACAGTGCTGGGGGACAGCAGAAGCCACAGGTCAAGGCTGTGTGCTTTCTTAGTTTGCAAGACATCGAGcgcccgccccccacccccccgcccccaaaCCCTGCAGCCTGCACTAATGGGCCACCATATGCCAGCACCATGCCTCCAAGAGAAGGAGTCATCCCACTGACCTGTGGAGTCCCCTGCCAGACCTGGACCAGCTCACCTGGAGTCAGGGCCCGCTCCACCTCCAAGTCCTGCATGTAGCCTGGAACTGTGTAGCTGCTGTGGTCATCAGGCAGAGTGGAGCTGCTGAGTCCATCAGAGAAGGTATCAGGGCTGGAATCCCCACATGACTGTGGAGGGAGAAAGCAGCTTAGGCCCAGGGCCACCTTAGCATTTCTTCCGCTGCTCACCCTGGCCCACAGGTGACCTGGCTGCTTAGGACCACACTCACCTTCCTCTTGGCCTTGCTCTTAGCATCTCGGCTGGACTTCGACTTTCTTTCTGTGGGGCAGACAGGCTGTCAGCCTTGGTGCAGGCTCTCCAGCCCCAGCTGACCTTCTTCTACCCTCCCTCCCTGAGGGATTCCCAAGGACCCAGAGTCCTTGGATACCTTTTCTCTGGTTCTTGGTGAGAGGTGGAAGCATCCGGTATACTCGCACAGCTGAGCTGCCCTTGTTCCTGCTCTGGTCTTTCACCTCCTCGATATCTGGCAGGGAGTTCATGGCACAGCGAAAGTTGGCCTTCCACGTCTTGGGATCTGGCTCCTTTTCCCCTGCTTTGTATCGGCCTAGAGGGCAGGAGAAAAAAGAGGGTCGTCAGGGCCATGGGTAGGGATCCTCAGCTGCCCCTGGCCTGGAGGAGGAAGGCAAGGGTACCCCTGACCTCTCATGCTACCAGAGAGCCACAGTGGTCAAACCAGCAGGTACTCCCGGTGACACTCTGCAGGTCCTAGGCCCTGGACCTTCTCAAATGCCCAGGCTTGGCTTAAACACATCTAGCGGGCCTCAGTGAAGGGCCCAGCCAGAAGCACTAGAGTCCCCATATCCCCCAAAGTGCACTATCTGTGTCCCAGATCATGCCCAGTCTTCCTCCTTGGGCTATCAGCAGCCAGAGGGTAGAGTGGGCACAGACTGGGCAGCAGAGAACAGTTACTGAACAGGTGGGCTGATCTGAGATGGGCCTAGAGCTCCATCTCTCAAGGATAAAGGAGGCCACCAACCACATGAGCCTTGGACCAAGGGCCTTGgtcaacacaaagaaaaagacagaccTGGGTCTCTTTCAGTGCCCTGGCTTACAGACGCTTTTCACAGATGCTTTTGCCAGGGAGAACTTTCATCTAGCCACAAACCCCCTGAAGCCACACACTTTCTAAGATCTTGGCTTTATAAATCCCTTTGAGAATTTGCTGAAATGATCAACTCTCTTCTCCAGAAACACAAGTCTGCCACCAGCCCCTCTTCCCAGTAATTCTGCATATTGTCTCAGGGGCTCAGGGACCCCAGTGAAGAGCCTCTGTGTTAACGTTAATGCCTCCTCTTGTCTCTACCCTGGGCTTCCTAGGCCTGAGTCCCAGGCACACACCTGTGTGAATGGCCCAGCTCCGGAACAAACAGGCATCCTTGTTGATGTCCCAGCCATGCTTGGCAGCATGCTTCCATGGGATCTGGAAGATCATCTCCTCCtgaacaacacacacatacacatgacgCTGTGTCAGCTCAGAGACCACAGACTTTGGGGCTGAGTCTGAGACCCAGGCCTGCCCAGCCAGACAGGTCTGAGAAAAGGCTGACTTCCCCTTGTCCCCCTGACATCTGGCTTGGACTGACCCGTCTTGAGGCTGGCTTAAACAGACCACTCTGGAGCTCTCAGGAGGGACACCTAGTTCGGATGAGCTGCAGCATTATTAGCTCACAAAGACCTCCCTCTGCCTGTTACACATGTGCTAGGACCCACACAGGGCACCCTCCCCCGAAGCCCTGGTTTTGAAGCTCTAGGATGTTTTTCTCTGGCTTGTAAGCACCAACATGGAAGTAAGAACTTCT
Coding sequences:
- the IRF1 gene encoding interferon regulatory factor 1 isoform X1 — its product is MPITRMRMRPWLEMQINSNQIPGLIWINKEEMIFQIPWKHAAKHGWDINKDACLFRSWAIHTGRYKAGEKEPDPKTWKANFRCAMNSLPDIEEVKDQSRNKGSSAVRVYRMLPPLTKNQRKERKSKSSRDAKSKAKRKSCGDSSPDTFSDGLSSSTLPDDHSSYTVPGYMQDLEVERALTPALSPCAVSSTLPDWHIPVEVVPDSTSDLYNFQVSPMPSTSEATTDEDEEGKLPEDIMKLLEQSEWQPTNVDGKGYLLNEPGVQPTSVYGDFSCKEEPEVDSPGGDIGLSLQRVFTDLKNMDATWLDSLLTPVRLPSIQAIPCAP
- the IRF1 gene encoding interferon regulatory factor 1 isoform X2; translation: MNSLPDIEEVKDQSRNKGSSAVRVYRMLPPLTKNQRKERKSKSSRDAKSKAKRKSCGDSSPDTFSDGLSSSTLPDDHSSYTVPGYMQDLEVERALTPALSPCAVSSTLPDWHIPVEVVPDSTSDLYNFQVSPMPSTSEATTDEDEEGKLPEDIMKLLEQSEWQPTNVDGKGYLLNEPGVQPTSVYGDFSCKEEPEVDSPGGDIGLSLQRVFTDLKNMDATWLDSLLTPVRLPSIQAIPCAP